From a region of the Dehalococcoidia bacterium genome:
- a CDS encoding ABC transporter ATP-binding protein: MDPTPAIEFRGLVKDYGRARALDGIDLRIGPGRIFGFLGPNGAGKTTAIRILLDLIRPTAGSASVLGFDCQRQSIDVRERTGYLPGDLRLYDAMRGEEFLDLIDSFRPRKRDAAFRRALCQRLGLDVSRPIRALSKGNRQKLGLVQALMHRPELLVLDEPTGGLDPLVQENVGELLQDVVRDERTVFFSSHILSEVERLSQSVAIIREGRIVAVEDIARLKSRSVHVLEVTFAQPPPPGAFALPGVKELHRDGAIMHLQARDGIDALLKAMARYTVVDLRTEQPSLEDIFMAYYAGGAPEHDVEEESAYASA; this comes from the coding sequence ATGGATCCGACGCCGGCCATCGAGTTCCGCGGCCTCGTCAAGGACTACGGCCGCGCCCGCGCGCTCGATGGCATTGACCTGCGCATCGGACCCGGGCGCATCTTCGGGTTCCTCGGGCCCAACGGCGCCGGCAAGACCACCGCTATCCGCATCCTGCTCGACTTGATCCGCCCGACAGCGGGCAGCGCTTCGGTGCTCGGCTTCGACTGCCAGCGCCAGTCGATCGACGTGCGTGAGCGCACCGGCTATCTGCCCGGCGACCTCCGCCTTTACGACGCCATGCGCGGCGAAGAGTTCCTCGACCTCATCGACTCGTTTCGCCCCCGCAAGCGCGATGCGGCGTTCCGTCGCGCACTCTGCCAGCGGCTGGGCCTCGACGTCTCGCGGCCGATCCGCGCCCTGTCGAAGGGCAACAGGCAGAAGCTCGGCCTCGTCCAGGCATTGATGCACCGCCCCGAACTGCTCGTGCTCGATGAGCCGACCGGCGGCCTCGACCCGCTCGTCCAGGAGAACGTCGGCGAACTGCTCCAAGACGTCGTGCGCGATGAACGCACCGTCTTCTTCTCGTCGCACATCCTCTCGGAGGTCGAGCGCCTTAGCCAGTCCGTGGCCATCATCCGCGAAGGCCGCATCGTCGCCGTCGAAGACATCGCCCGGCTGAAGAGCCGCTCCGTGCACGTGCTCGAAGTGACGTTCGCGCAGCCGCCGCCCCCGGGCGCCTTCGCGCTGCCCGGCGTGAAAGAGTTGCACCGCGACGGCGCTATCATGCACTTGCAGGCCCGCGATGGCATCGACGCGCTGTTGAAGGCCATGGCGCGCTACACCGTCGTCGACCTGCGCACGGAGCAGCCGAGCCTGGAAGACATCTTCATGGCCTACTACGCCGGTGGCGCCCCTGAGCATGACGTCGAAGAGGAGTCCGCCTATGCGAGCGCGTAG